Proteins found in one Luteimonas chenhongjianii genomic segment:
- the panB gene encoding 3-methyl-2-oxobutanoate hydroxymethyltransferase, whose translation MNPSAPAPVTVPALFEARAAGRRLTMLTAYDAGFARTLDAAGVDLLLVGDSLGMVVQGHGSTLPVTVDDIAYHTACVARAVRRALVVADLPFQADATPERALDAATRLLQAGAGMVKLEGATANKCEVVRFLVDREIPVCAHLGLTPQSVLRFGGFKVQGRGDTAAQALRDDAQAIVAAGATLVVLEGVPAALATGITADSPVPTIGIGAGPGCDGQVLVLHDMLGLDSGHRRPKFVRDFLAEGGSVSGAVRAYVAAVQDGSFPGREHSYS comes from the coding sequence ATGAATCCTTCCGCTCCCGCGCCGGTCACCGTGCCCGCGCTGTTCGAGGCCCGCGCAGCCGGCCGTCGCCTGACCATGCTCACGGCCTACGACGCCGGCTTCGCCCGGACGCTCGATGCCGCAGGCGTGGATCTGCTGCTGGTCGGCGATTCGCTGGGCATGGTGGTGCAGGGCCATGGCTCGACCTTGCCGGTGACGGTCGATGACATCGCCTATCACACCGCCTGCGTCGCACGTGCGGTGCGGCGGGCGCTGGTGGTCGCCGATCTGCCGTTCCAGGCCGACGCGACGCCGGAGCGCGCGCTCGATGCCGCGACGCGCCTGCTGCAGGCCGGCGCCGGCATGGTCAAGCTCGAGGGGGCGACAGCGAACAAGTGCGAGGTCGTGCGCTTTCTCGTCGATCGCGAGATCCCGGTCTGCGCGCACCTGGGCCTGACACCGCAGTCGGTGCTGCGTTTCGGCGGCTTCAAGGTGCAGGGTCGCGGCGATACCGCCGCGCAGGCGCTGCGTGACGATGCGCAGGCGATCGTCGCGGCGGGTGCCACGCTGGTCGTGCTCGAAGGTGTGCCGGCCGCGCTGGCCACCGGCATCACCGCCGATTCGCCGGTGCCGACGATCGGCATTGGCGCCGGTCCCGGCTGCGACGGCCAGGTGCTGGTACTGCACGACATGCTCGGCCTGGACAGCGGGCATCGACGTCCGAAGTTCGTGCGCGACTTCCTGGCCGAGGGCGGCTCGGTCTCCGGCGCCGTGCGCGCCTACGTCGCGGCGGTACAGGACGGCAGCTTCCCCGGCCGCGAACATTCCTACAGCTGA